In Methanoregula sp. UBA64, one DNA window encodes the following:
- the argB gene encoding acetylglutamate kinase gives MKREDVLMEALPYIQQFHGKTIVIKLGGHAMVDPAVLENAIRDAVLLHYVGIRVVLVHGGGPEITEKMKALGKESVFVGGLRVTDQETLEIAQMVLVGKINKGIISLIAKCGAKGVGLSGSDGNLIIAKKMDRQKVNVEGVEQEVDLGHVGEIEWIDPSLLTTLMDRDYIPVISPIAIDRFGGSLNINADTAAGDIAVALKAYKLINMTDVDGVMDAKRTHVFRKLTITEARDLLSSGAIGEGMIPKVSSVIKAVENGVKYSHIINGNTEHNLILELFTHDGVGTMISLQ, from the coding sequence ATGAAGCGCGAAGACGTGCTCATGGAGGCCCTCCCGTACATCCAGCAGTTCCACGGGAAGACCATCGTGATAAAACTCGGCGGCCATGCCATGGTCGACCCGGCTGTCCTTGAGAACGCCATCCGCGATGCCGTCCTCCTCCACTACGTAGGGATCCGCGTGGTACTCGTCCACGGCGGCGGCCCGGAGATCACCGAGAAGATGAAGGCGCTCGGGAAGGAGTCGGTCTTTGTCGGCGGCCTGCGGGTCACCGACCAGGAGACGCTCGAGATCGCCCAGATGGTGCTTGTCGGAAAGATCAACAAGGGCATCATCTCCCTCATTGCAAAATGCGGGGCAAAGGGCGTCGGCCTCTCGGGAAGCGACGGCAACCTGATCATCGCAAAGAAGATGGATCGTCAGAAGGTCAACGTCGAGGGCGTGGAACAGGAAGTCGACCTCGGCCATGTCGGCGAGATCGAGTGGATCGATCCCTCCCTTCTCACCACCCTCATGGACCGCGATTACATCCCGGTCATCTCGCCGATTGCCATCGACCGGTTCGGCGGGAGCCTCAACATTAACGCAGACACGGCGGCCGGCGACATTGCCGTTGCCCTCAAGGCCTACAAGCTCATCAACATGACCGATGTGGACGGTGTGATGGACGCGAAGCGCACGCACGTCTTCAGGAAGCTCACGATTACCGAGGCCCGCGATCTCCTTTCCTCGGGTGCAATTGGCGAGGGCATGATCCCAAAGGTCTCCTCGGTCATCAAGGCCGTCGAAAATGGTGTCAAATACTCCCATATCATCAACGGGAATACCGAGCACAACCTGATCCTCGAACTCTTCACCCACGATGGCGTAGGGACGATGATCTCCCTCCAGTAG